A section of the Desulfobaccales bacterium genome encodes:
- a CDS encoding SH3 domain-containing protein, whose translation MFSSAAIGSGTGRFIGLGRHGAWICALGMVICLMGCQPRVNRAPPLPPPLASAAPLPRTVRPTFYVTINQLSLRACPGTDCPKTSTLEFNTEVEKMGEIGDWTQVKVKKDGTIGYVGSRYLAPQLVKGQKLTKKKLKKAKHPKATQPPVAAGKEGEAEPKTQEPLSPLPRVM comes from the coding sequence ATGTTTAGCAGCGCGGCCATCGGTTCCGGCACCGGCCGCTTTATTGGCTTGGGGCGCCATGGCGCCTGGATCTGCGCCTTGGGGATGGTCATCTGCCTAATGGGCTGTCAGCCACGGGTAAATAGAGCGCCACCGTTGCCGCCGCCACTGGCGTCGGCGGCGCCGCTACCCCGGACGGTGCGCCCCACTTTTTATGTGACCATTAACCAGCTTAGTTTGCGGGCCTGTCCTGGTACAGATTGCCCCAAAACCTCCACCCTGGAATTCAATACAGAAGTGGAAAAGATGGGGGAGATCGGGGATTGGACGCAGGTCAAGGTAAAAAAGGATGGTACCATAGGGTATGTAGGCTCACGCTATCTCGCCCCGCAACTCGTGAAAGGTCAAAAACTCACCAAGAAAAAACTCAAGAAGGCAAAACATCCCAAAGCCACCCAGCCCCCTGTAGCGGCGGGGAAAGAAGGGGAAGCCGAGCCCAAGACGCAGGAACCTTTATCTCCACTCCCCCGGGTCATGTAG